AAGAGCACCATGATGACAAGAGCCGCCATCGTTGCCGTCGCCCAGCGGCGCTTGTGAATCGCGCGGATAAGCTCCTTGCGGTACTCCGCCGGATTCCATTCGGGCAGCTTCGCCGGCAGCTTCTGTGAAAAGAGTGCCAGCGGCACGAAGAGCAGACCGAAGAAGATGATGAAGATGAGCCAGGAAGCATTGTCGATGAGAGGCGCCATGATGCTGAGGAGTGCGGAGCTGAACAGGATCTGCTTAGCCATCAGTATCTGCACGAGGAAAATTCCCTGCTGAATGACCATCGCGGCGGCCTGAATGATAAAAACGAAAAGCAGTCTTTTATAATAGAGCGCATCGGCCGCTTTATACGCCACATAGACGCCGATACAGCCAAGGATCGTCCCGCCGAAAAATCCGGCGATCTTCGTCGCCATCGTTGTCGTGTAGTAGTCGCCTGCCGACGCTATAATGGTGCTCACGGGAATCAGCCACAGCTCGATGCCGTGATAGATGCAAAGAAATATCGTCAAAAGCGTTATATTGTACGACAGTACCTTTGTCTTCATCTCTTTATGGATGGCGTCGCGCGTCAGCCAAAGGACGAGGACAATCTCAGATACGATGGAGATCGCCATCGCCACCATCTCAATCGATTCACGCGAGACGGCATTTTTGGTGCCCAAGCGTGCGGCGATGATGGCAATCGAGAGCCAGAAGCCCCACTTGAGCGCACTCTTGAACGTCCCCTGATAATCCGTCACGGGAAGTCTGGAGAGCGTTGCAAAGAGTACACCCAGAGGGACGCCAAGTGTCAAGACCTGTTCCATCGAAGGAATACACGTCTGCAAAAACGTTTGGAGCATTTCTCTCTCCCTCACTTTCAAGAAAAAGGGGCTGTTATTGAATTAGGGGCTGTTGTACAAAAGTACAACAGCCCCCTGATTCATTACCAGCGGCGTGGTACGAAGTCGAAGTCCCAAGTCATCTGAACCGGTTCATCCCAAAAGCGGCCCGGAACGCCCGTCTCATCGTCGACATGGAGGAGGTAGTTCGAGCGGTATGGGCTCTCGATGGAGAACTGCATCTTGTACTTGCCTGCACCGAGCAGCTTTACGTTTGCACCGTAGTGAGGACCGTCATCCGCACTCATCGGCATGAAC
This portion of the Selenomonas sp. TAMA-11512 genome encodes:
- a CDS encoding DUF2318 domain-containing protein produces the protein MLQTFLQTCIPSMEQVLTLGVPLGVLFATLSRLPVTDYQGTFKSALKWGFWLSIAIIAARLGTKNAVSRESIEMVAMAISIVSEIVLVLWLTRDAIHKEMKTKVLSYNITLLTIFLCIYHGIELWLIPVSTIIASAGDYYTTTMATKIAGFFGGTILGCIGVYVAYKAADALYYKRLLFVFIIQAAAMVIQQGIFLVQILMAKQILFSSALLSIMAPLIDNASWLIFIIFFGLLFVPLALFSQKLPAKLPEWNPAEYRKELIRAIHKRRWATATMAALVIMVLFSSLGSSYANKKEEIVPAVPVTAVDGNIDVDLNEVKDGHLHRFVYQTSDGKMVRYIVVLKGGNAYGVGLDACEICGATGYYEKDSNIICKLCDVQMNKATIGIPGGCNPIPIKYTIVDGKLRVFQMELEEKKKHFM